The following is a genomic window from Candidatus Parvarchaeota archaeon.
AAATCGCAGATTTTCATTGTAATCCTCTCAAGGCCAATGGACCAGCCCGCGTGTGGCGGCGCGCCAACCCTAAACGCATTGATGTAAAATTCGAAGTCAGTAGGATCCAACCCTCGCGCCTCAAGCTGTCTTATAAGAAGCCCAGGCACGTGAATCCGCTGCGCACCCGAGGAAATTTCAGTGCCCTTGTACATAAGGTCATAGGCATTGCATACTTTCTCGTTGCCTTCCTGCGGCATTGAGTAAAATGCCCTGATTGCAGTTGGCCATTCGGTAATGAAATAAAGCTCCTCTGAAAGCAGTTTGTATAGCTCTGCCTCGGTTTCCCGCGAAAAGTCCTCGCCCCACTCTATCTTCACGCCGTTTTTATTTAGAAGCTCAATAAGCTGCGTGTATGTGTATCTTTTGATTTTTTTCGGCACGCTTACCTTTGCGCCAAGCGCCTCAAGCTCAATCTTGTTTTTTGCCTCCACTCTTGCAAGTATTGAAAGCACCACCTTTTCTAGCGTGTCCATTGCATCGTTGTGGTCTGCAAACCCCATTTCTATGTCCATCTGCAGCACTTCGTTTAGGTGAGACAGCGTGTTGTGCTTTTCAGCCCTAAATGCGGGTGTTGTCATGAAAACCTTGTCAATGCCCCCGACTACCGC
Proteins encoded in this region:
- the aspS gene encoding aspartate--tRNA(Asn) ligase, encoding MFRTNYIEEAKGLAGKEITLAGWVHEVRNLGKLRFLQLRDRTGIIQVTGKEGVTPPQVLQSMDLVKETVVRIEGNVVESKIAKAGIEFSPTKIEVLGEVTRKVPFEVTGKVPVELDVRLDYRYVDLRRAAPSAIFRIKHEAVTGFRETLCQMGFQEVQPTSIVAAATEGGTNLFPIEYFERKAYLAQSPQLYKQLAVVGGIDKVFMTTPAFRAEKHNTLSHLNEVLQMDIEMGFADHNDAMDTLEKVVLSILARVEAKNKIELEALGAKVSVPKKIKRYTYTQLIELLNKNGVKIEWGEDFSRETEAELYKLLSEELYFITEWPTAIRAFYSMPQEGNEKVCNAYDLMYKGTEISSGAQRIHVPGLLIRQLEARGLDPTDFEFYINAFRVGAPPHAGWSIGLERITMKICD